A single region of the Paraburkholderia megapolitana genome encodes:
- the rsmA gene encoding 16S rRNA (adenine(1518)-N(6)/adenine(1519)-N(6))-dimethyltransferase RsmA translates to MSTSRQHQGHFARKRFGQNFLVDMGVIDSIVDLIRPKRGERMVEIGPGLGALTGPLIERLATPEAPLHAVELDRDLIGRLQKKFGELLELHAGDALAFDFGALAGAGEEPVLRIVGNLPYNISSPLLFHLTEFAPRVIDQHFMLQNEVVERMVAEPGSKAFSRLSVMLQYRYVIDKLLDVPPESFQPPPKVDSAIVRMIPYAPHELAAVDTHVLGEVVTAAFSQRRKMLRNTLAAFRNTVDFDALAFDLQRRAEDVPVDEYVRLAQAVAASART, encoded by the coding sequence ATGTCCACCAGCCGACAGCATCAAGGCCATTTCGCGCGCAAACGCTTCGGGCAGAATTTTCTGGTCGACATGGGCGTGATCGATTCGATCGTCGACCTGATTCGCCCAAAGCGCGGCGAACGCATGGTCGAAATCGGACCGGGGCTCGGCGCGCTGACCGGGCCGCTGATCGAGCGCCTCGCTACACCCGAAGCACCGTTACATGCGGTCGAACTCGATCGCGATCTGATCGGGCGGCTGCAAAAGAAATTCGGCGAGCTGCTCGAACTGCATGCGGGCGATGCGCTCGCGTTCGACTTCGGTGCGCTTGCCGGTGCCGGCGAAGAGCCGGTGCTGCGGATCGTCGGAAATCTGCCGTACAACATTTCGAGTCCGCTGCTGTTCCATCTCACCGAGTTTGCACCACGCGTCATCGATCAGCATTTCATGCTGCAGAACGAAGTGGTCGAGCGGATGGTCGCGGAACCGGGTAGCAAGGCGTTCAGCCGGTTGTCCGTGATGCTGCAGTACCGCTATGTGATCGACAAGCTGCTCGACGTGCCGCCCGAATCGTTCCAGCCGCCGCCGAAGGTCGACTCGGCGATCGTCCGGATGATTCCGTACGCGCCGCACGAACTGGCCGCCGTCGACACGCACGTGCTCGGCGAAGTGGTCACCGCGGCGTTCTCGCAGCGCCGCAAGATGCTGCGCAACACGCTCGCGGCATTTCGCAACACGGTGGATTTCGACGCGCTCGCGTTCGATCTGCAACGCCGGGCGGAAGACGTACCTGTCGACGAATACGTGCGCCTCGCGCAGGCCGTGGCCGCCTCGGCCAGGACGTAA
- a CDS encoding lysophospholipid acyltransferase family protein, with protein MRFLRSLLLLVYLIVYTPPYAISCFIAFPFLRADRRYWMVTGWCRSTVFVARWLVGIRYRIEGFENLPAGPAVLLSKHQSAWETLAFPALMPRPLCYVFKRELLYVPFFGWTLGMLKMVHIDRKEGKNAFDSVTRQGKARMEEGAWVIMFPEGTRTPTGKQGKYKTGGARFAIATGAPVVPIAHNAGRVWPRNSFLKYPGIVTVSIGKPMDTTGLTPDEVNTRVETWIEAEMRRIDPEAYRAADSTPAAAQI; from the coding sequence ATGCGCTTTCTCCGTTCACTGCTGCTGCTGGTCTACCTGATCGTCTACACGCCGCCGTACGCGATCTCCTGCTTCATCGCGTTTCCGTTCCTGCGCGCCGACAGGCGCTACTGGATGGTGACGGGCTGGTGCAGATCGACGGTGTTCGTCGCGCGCTGGCTGGTCGGCATCCGTTACCGCATTGAGGGCTTCGAGAATTTGCCCGCCGGGCCCGCCGTGCTGCTGTCGAAGCACCAGTCCGCCTGGGAGACGCTTGCGTTCCCCGCCCTGATGCCGCGTCCGCTCTGCTACGTGTTCAAGCGCGAACTGCTGTATGTGCCGTTCTTCGGCTGGACGCTCGGCATGCTGAAGATGGTCCACATCGATCGCAAGGAAGGCAAGAATGCTTTCGATTCGGTGACGCGGCAAGGCAAGGCACGCATGGAAGAAGGTGCATGGGTCATCATGTTTCCCGAAGGCACGCGCACGCCGACCGGCAAGCAGGGCAAGTACAAGACTGGCGGCGCGCGCTTCGCGATCGCGACCGGCGCACCGGTTGTGCCGATCGCCCACAACGCGGGACGTGTGTGGCCCCGCAACTCGTTTTTAAAATATCCGGGTATAGTCACGGTGTCGATCGGCAAGCCGATGGACACAACGGGGCTCACGCCCGACGAAGTGAACACGCGCGTCGAAACGTGGATCGAAGCTGAAATGCGCCGTATCGATCCCGAAGCGTACCGCGCTGCGGACAGCACGCCCGCCGCCGCCCAAATCTGA
- a CDS encoding aminoglycoside phosphotransferase family protein — translation MTQNAAPSSSDAPDTRLEQLRKWLRSHGERYGLDLATLVPASADASFRRYFRLTGTTGEGTAATTLIAVDAPPPEKCREFVQVAGLLETAGVHVPRVLESDFEAGFMLVTDLGTEPYLRAFNDGNARPLMRDALDTLIRWQLASREDVLPPFDEAFLRREMELMPEWFVGRHLGREVDDAMRGVLDRTFALLVASARAQPQVFMLRDFMPRNLMVAQPNPGVIDFQDAVYGPITYDVASLLRDAFLSWDEAFELDCFAYYWERAKKAGLPVDADFGEFYRQLEWMGLQRHIKILGLFCRIYYRDGKSHYLPDLPRFIGYARKVAERYRPLGPFAKLLDELEGRADEVGYTF, via the coding sequence ATGACGCAGAACGCTGCTCCCTCCTCTTCCGACGCCCCCGACACCCGCCTCGAGCAACTACGCAAGTGGTTGCGCAGCCACGGCGAGCGCTACGGCCTCGATCTTGCCACGCTGGTTCCCGCCTCCGCCGATGCGAGTTTTCGCCGCTATTTCCGGTTGACCGGCACGACTGGCGAAGGCACAGCGGCCACCACGCTGATCGCCGTCGATGCCCCGCCGCCGGAAAAATGCCGCGAGTTCGTGCAGGTCGCAGGTTTGCTGGAGACGGCGGGCGTCCATGTACCGCGCGTGCTCGAAAGCGACTTCGAGGCGGGTTTCATGCTCGTCACCGACCTCGGTACCGAGCCCTACCTGCGCGCCTTCAACGACGGCAATGCCCGTCCGTTGATGCGCGATGCGCTCGACACCTTGATCCGCTGGCAGCTTGCGTCGCGTGAAGACGTGCTGCCGCCGTTCGATGAAGCATTCCTGCGCCGCGAGATGGAGTTGATGCCGGAGTGGTTCGTCGGCCGGCATCTGGGCCGCGAAGTCGACGACGCGATGCGCGGTGTGCTCGACCGTACGTTCGCGCTGCTGGTTGCAAGCGCGCGGGCGCAGCCGCAGGTGTTCATGCTGCGCGATTTCATGCCGCGCAACCTGATGGTCGCGCAGCCGAACCCTGGCGTCATCGACTTCCAGGACGCGGTGTACGGCCCGATCACGTACGACGTCGCGTCGTTGCTGCGCGATGCGTTTCTGAGCTGGGACGAAGCCTTCGAGCTCGACTGCTTCGCGTATTACTGGGAACGCGCGAAGAAAGCGGGCCTGCCCGTCGATGCCGATTTCGGCGAGTTCTACCGGCAGCTCGAGTGGATGGGTTTGCAGCGGCACATCAAGATACTGGGCCTGTTCTGCCGGATCTATTACCGCGACGGCAAGTCGCACTACCTGCCGGACCTGCCGCGCTTCATCGGCTATGCGCGCAAGGTCGCCGAACGCTATCGGCCGCTCGGGCCGTTCGCGAAGCTGCTCGATGAACTCGAAGGCCGTGCCGACGAAGTCGGCTATACGTTCTGA
- the gmhB gene encoding D-glycero-beta-D-manno-heptose 1,7-bisphosphate 7-phosphatase encodes MGTSTRKLVVLDRDGVINVDSDAFIKSPDEWIALPGAFEAIARLNQAGYRVAVATNQSGIGRGLFDMNALNAMHVKMHRAAAAVGGRIDAVFFCPHTAQDHCECRKPKPGMLKMAVERFDVDATQTPVVGDALRDLQAGAALGMKLHLVLTGKGRKTLAAGGLPDGTTVHEDLRAFALDFLSEEHE; translated from the coding sequence ATGGGGACTTCCACCAGAAAACTCGTGGTACTCGACCGGGACGGTGTGATCAACGTCGACTCGGATGCGTTCATCAAGTCGCCCGATGAATGGATCGCGCTGCCCGGCGCATTCGAAGCGATCGCCCGGCTCAATCAGGCCGGCTATCGCGTCGCCGTGGCGACGAACCAGTCGGGTATCGGCCGGGGTCTGTTCGACATGAACGCGCTCAACGCGATGCACGTGAAGATGCACCGGGCGGCCGCAGCCGTCGGCGGACGCATCGACGCCGTGTTCTTCTGCCCGCATACGGCGCAGGACCACTGCGAGTGCCGCAAGCCGAAGCCCGGCATGCTGAAGATGGCTGTCGAACGTTTCGATGTCGACGCAACGCAAACGCCGGTAGTCGGCGATGCGCTGCGCGACCTGCAAGCCGGCGCCGCACTCGGCATGAAGCTGCATCTGGTGCTGACGGGCAAGGGCCGCAAGACGCTCGCCGCGGGCGGCCTGCCCGACGGCACGACCGTACACGAAGACCTGCGCGCATTCGCGCTCGACTTTCTCTCCGAAGAACACGAGTGA
- the pdxA gene encoding 4-hydroxythreonine-4-phosphate dehydrogenase PdxA translates to MTNAAPTSHAPLHIAITTGEPAGVGPELTVLAMAAAAAHWPDARFTVLGDVGLLEERAKAVGVDWAALPADRVTAEHRPLGVPSQAGKLDVANGRYVLGLLDAAIDGALAGTYDAIVTAPLQKSTINDAGVPFTGHTEYLAERTHTPQVVMMLAGTGERPLRVALATTHLALKDVPAALTIDGLLGTLRIVHRDLRRHLGLPAPRILVTGLNPHAGENGYLGREEIDVIAPALKRANDEGIDARGPYPADTLFQPRYLSDADCVLAMFHDQGLPVLKYATFGEGINVTLGLPIIRTSVDHGTALDLAGTGRADGGSLIAAIDAAVSMARHRRAI, encoded by the coding sequence ATGACGAACGCTGCTCCGACATCGCACGCACCGCTGCACATCGCGATCACGACCGGCGAGCCTGCCGGCGTGGGTCCGGAGCTGACCGTTCTGGCGATGGCGGCTGCAGCCGCGCATTGGCCCGATGCGCGCTTCACCGTGCTCGGCGATGTCGGGCTGCTCGAAGAGCGCGCGAAGGCCGTAGGGGTCGATTGGGCGGCATTGCCGGCCGATCGCGTGACTGCCGAACATCGTCCGCTCGGCGTGCCTTCGCAGGCCGGCAAGCTCGACGTGGCGAATGGCCGCTACGTGCTTGGTTTGCTCGATGCGGCGATCGACGGCGCACTTGCCGGCACGTACGACGCGATCGTCACCGCGCCGCTGCAGAAAAGCACGATCAACGATGCCGGTGTGCCGTTCACCGGCCACACCGAATATCTGGCGGAGCGCACCCATACGCCTCAGGTCGTGATGATGCTGGCCGGTACCGGCGAGCGGCCGCTGCGCGTTGCGCTCGCTACCACTCATCTCGCGCTCAAGGATGTGCCCGCGGCATTGACGATCGATGGCCTGCTCGGCACGCTGCGCATCGTCCATCGTGATCTGCGCCGGCATCTCGGGCTGCCCGCGCCGCGCATCCTCGTGACCGGGCTCAATCCACATGCAGGCGAGAACGGCTATCTGGGCCGTGAAGAAATCGATGTGATCGCGCCGGCGTTAAAGCGCGCGAACGACGAAGGCATCGACGCACGCGGCCCGTATCCCGCCGACACGCTGTTCCAGCCACGCTATCTGAGCGACGCCGATTGCGTGCTCGCGATGTTCCACGACCAGGGGCTGCCGGTACTCAAGTACGCGACCTTCGGCGAAGGCATCAACGTGACGCTGGGGCTGCCCATCATCCGCACGTCGGTCGACCACGGCACCGCACTCGATCTGGCCGGCACCGGCCGCGCCGATGGCGGCAGCCTGATCGCTGCGATCGACGCCGCCGTTTCGATGGCGCGCCATCGTCGCGCCATCTGA
- a CDS encoding M48 family metallopeptidase: MQKSSPPQPAAALDSRQLDLPLFNEPGIAPPSAPQKPTVLRAPDGTKLRSLTLGAQTLHYLLKRSARRSIGFAIDGTGLTITAPRWVTIADIETAIAEKQRWIFAKLTEWQTRVEQRALPRIDWKEGAELPYLGQPVRVALGAPNLAFDAQSATLGLPLSPHAEQQQIKDRVQGWLQGEAKRIFGERLDVYAQKLGVDYRAYALSSAATRWGSCSSDGKIRLNWRLIHFPLSIIDYVVAHELAHLREMNHSPRFWQTVESIFPEFREARQTLKHHPPELLPTL; the protein is encoded by the coding sequence ATGCAGAAGTCCTCACCACCGCAGCCCGCTGCGGCGCTCGATAGCCGGCAACTCGATCTGCCGCTCTTCAACGAGCCCGGCATCGCGCCGCCGTCCGCGCCACAGAAGCCCACGGTGCTACGCGCACCGGACGGCACGAAACTGCGCAGCCTGACACTCGGTGCGCAGACGCTCCACTACCTGCTCAAACGTTCGGCACGTCGCTCGATCGGTTTTGCTATCGACGGCACGGGTCTCACGATCACCGCGCCGCGCTGGGTGACGATCGCCGATATCGAAACGGCAATTGCCGAAAAGCAGCGCTGGATTTTCGCGAAGCTCACTGAATGGCAGACGCGTGTCGAACAGCGCGCGTTGCCGCGTATCGACTGGAAAGAGGGGGCCGAATTGCCCTACCTTGGGCAGCCGGTGCGCGTCGCACTCGGTGCGCCGAATCTCGCGTTCGATGCGCAGTCCGCGACGCTGGGTTTGCCGTTGTCGCCGCATGCGGAGCAGCAGCAGATCAAGGACCGGGTGCAGGGCTGGTTGCAGGGCGAAGCGAAGCGCATCTTCGGTGAACGACTCGACGTGTACGCGCAGAAACTCGGCGTCGACTATCGCGCGTATGCGTTGTCGTCGGCTGCGACGCGCTGGGGTAGCTGTTCGAGCGACGGCAAGATTCGCCTGAACTGGCGGCTCATTCACTTTCCGCTATCGATCATCGACTACGTCGTCGCGCACGAACTCGCGCATCTGCGCGAGATGAATCACAGTCCGCGTTTCTGGCAGACCGTCGAATCGATTTTTCCGGAGTTCCGCGAAGCGCGGCAGACGTTGAAGCATCATCCACCGGAGCTGTTGCCGACGCTCTAG
- a CDS encoding DMT family transporter: MSTATISTRRAPDSFAVILMVVLCAIWGLQQVAIKSTNTALAPLFQAGLRSAIATLLVWGWARARGTPLFRADGTLGAGLLAGLLFAAEFVCIFLGLTLTSASRMAVFLYTAPCFTALGLHAFVAGERMRRIQWIGIAVAFAGMALAFADGFTRAVPGHSGSAVTGVIGDALGVLAGIAWAATTVVVRATRLAQSSASKTLFYQLAVSAVILLALAFALGEAHIDTITPLATISLAYQAVIVAFVSYLVWFWLLTRYTASRLSVFSFLTPLFGVTFGVLLLGESFSARFLVAALLVLGGIVLVNAPTPSGERRGA; the protein is encoded by the coding sequence ATGAGCACCGCAACGATATCCACACGCCGCGCGCCCGACAGCTTCGCCGTGATCCTGATGGTCGTGCTGTGCGCGATCTGGGGTCTGCAGCAAGTGGCGATCAAGAGTACGAATACGGCGCTCGCGCCGTTATTCCAGGCCGGTCTGCGCTCGGCGATCGCAACGCTGCTCGTGTGGGGCTGGGCACGCGCCCGTGGCACGCCGCTTTTTCGCGCGGACGGCACGCTCGGCGCAGGGCTGCTCGCAGGCCTGCTGTTCGCTGCCGAGTTCGTTTGCATCTTCCTCGGTCTCACGCTGACAAGCGCGTCGCGCATGGCCGTGTTTCTCTACACCGCGCCCTGCTTCACCGCGCTCGGCCTGCACGCGTTCGTTGCGGGCGAGCGGATGCGACGGATCCAGTGGATCGGTATCGCGGTGGCGTTTGCAGGGATGGCCCTTGCATTCGCCGATGGTTTCACACGCGCGGTTCCGGGGCACAGCGGGTCGGCGGTGACGGGGGTGATCGGCGATGCGCTCGGTGTGCTCGCGGGCATCGCGTGGGCCGCGACGACGGTGGTCGTGCGCGCGACGCGCCTCGCGCAATCGAGTGCGAGCAAGACGCTGTTCTATCAGCTGGCGGTATCGGCGGTTATATTGCTCGCCCTTGCGTTCGCACTTGGCGAAGCCCACATCGACACGATCACGCCGCTGGCCACGATCAGCCTCGCGTATCAGGCCGTGATCGTCGCGTTCGTCAGCTACCTGGTGTGGTTCTGGCTGCTGACACGCTATACGGCGTCGAGGTTGTCGGTGTTTTCGTTTCTCACGCCGCTATTCGGCGTGACCTTCGGCGTGCTACTGCTCGGCGAGTCGTTCAGCGCGCGCTTTCTGGTAGCGGCTTTGCTGGTGCTGGGCGGTATCGTGCTGGTCAACGCGCCGACGCCATCGGGCGAGCGGCGCGGCGCTTGA
- a CDS encoding peptidylprolyl isomerase, translating to MGIMKKLRLASLAAGLVAAASFLSAVPAQAQALRPVDNGQTVDMIAAVVNDGVITQRELDQRMGLITRRLNQQGAPVPPIDQLRQQVLNQMVLERIQLQKAREDGIAVDDTAVQRTLERLAQANNLTLDVYRSKIEAQGVPWSTFTSDARTELILSRLREKEVDSKVVVSDAEVANYIASQRGPNAGLTSDLRFEHILLKAPLNASQTDIEAAQQKAQALLKEATAPGSNFEKLAKANSQAADASKGGDTGYQPPSKLPADFVKAASSLRPGQVNPDVIRTGDGFEIVRLVDRRTGQGTSSADAPKLVQTHVRHILLRVGDGMSEPAARQRLLDIKQQIAQGGDFAKFARTYSQDGSASQGGDLGWISPGETVPEFERAMNSLQDNQVSDPVRSEYGYHLIQVLGRRDAEGSVSQQMDLARQAIGQRKAEQAYADWLRQLRDTAYVDYKVGTAPGTPPQ from the coding sequence GTGGGAATCATGAAAAAGCTTCGCTTGGCATCGCTCGCGGCCGGACTGGTTGCCGCCGCGTCTTTCCTGTCGGCCGTGCCGGCGCAGGCGCAAGCCTTGCGCCCGGTAGACAACGGTCAGACCGTCGACATGATCGCCGCCGTCGTCAACGACGGTGTCATCACCCAGCGCGAGCTCGATCAGCGCATGGGCCTGATCACACGCCGCCTGAACCAGCAGGGCGCGCCGGTTCCGCCGATCGACCAGCTGCGTCAGCAGGTGCTGAACCAGATGGTGCTCGAGCGCATCCAGTTGCAGAAGGCCCGCGAAGACGGCATCGCCGTCGACGACACGGCCGTGCAGCGCACGCTGGAGCGGCTCGCGCAGGCGAACAACCTGACGCTCGATGTCTACCGCTCGAAGATCGAGGCTCAGGGCGTGCCCTGGTCGACCTTCACCAGCGACGCCCGCACCGAACTGATCCTCTCGCGCCTGCGCGAGAAGGAAGTGGACAGCAAGGTCGTCGTGTCGGATGCGGAAGTCGCGAACTACATCGCGAGCCAGCGCGGACCGAACGCCGGGCTGACGAGCGACCTGCGCTTCGAGCACATCCTGCTGAAGGCGCCGCTCAACGCGTCGCAAACCGACATCGAAGCGGCGCAGCAGAAAGCGCAGGCGCTGCTGAAAGAAGCGACTGCCCCCGGCAGCAACTTCGAGAAGCTCGCCAAGGCCAATTCGCAGGCTGCCGATGCGTCGAAGGGTGGCGACACAGGCTACCAGCCGCCGTCCAAGCTGCCCGCCGACTTCGTCAAGGCGGCTTCGTCGCTGCGTCCGGGGCAGGTCAATCCGGACGTGATCCGCACCGGCGACGGCTTTGAAATCGTCCGTCTCGTCGACCGTCGGACGGGCCAGGGTACGTCCTCGGCCGATGCACCGAAGCTCGTGCAGACGCACGTGCGGCATATTCTGCTGCGCGTCGGCGACGGCATGTCGGAGCCGGCGGCGCGCCAGCGGCTGCTCGACATCAAGCAGCAGATCGCCCAGGGCGGCGACTTCGCAAAGTTCGCGCGGACCTACTCGCAGGACGGCTCGGCGTCGCAAGGCGGCGATCTCGGCTGGATCAGCCCGGGCGAAACCGTACCTGAGTTCGAGCGCGCGATGAACAGCCTGCAGGACAACCAGGTCAGCGACCCGGTGCGCAGCGAATACGGCTACCACCTGATCCAGGTGCTCGGCCGCCGCGACGCGGAAGGCTCGGTCTCGCAGCAGATGGACCTCGCCCGTCAGGCGATCGGTCAGCGCAAGGCCGAACAGGCGTATGCGGACTGGCTGCGTCAGCTGCGCGACACCGCGTACGTCGACTACAAGGTTGGTACGGCGCCCGGTACGCCGCCGCAATAA
- a CDS encoding LPS-assembly protein LptD yields the protein MPPRQLFPSTPRADALPRRRRLVAALIAVPGLMPALAHAQLAGEAAQAQPLDAPWGLRLAPQLEEHQLESGQKPATFVLGDTTTGTSDQDMAAKGAAEIRRNTAVIKADALHYDEDTDMADAYGKVHVVSNGVSFVGPEAHMRVESNEGYMPVPKYHFNATGGSGSAQRVDMLDSERSVFKSGTYTACQCETNPAWYIKGTEFDFDTGADEGVAHNGVLFFQGVPVFGSPWLSFPLSGARRSGFLPPTYSFGGTNGFELSVPYYFNIAPNRDLTLTPDIISRRGLMTDASFRYLSPTYSGSITGQFLPHDAITKTDRYSLSIQHNQNFGNGFGGYIHYDKVSDNSFPEDLGSVTSQILNGTQLLYQQEAGLTYTNGPWSVLAREQHWQTLTPSVAPYGREPQLNVKYTKYNAGGFDFGAEADYSRFRITTADTTQGDRLMFNPYLSYSIVGPGYFVTPKIQYHFASYDLSNIGNSIAGQAPIPGQPKNFTESIPTLSFDTGLIFDRSVRLFGHDYIQTLEPRLYYVYTPYRNQNFAPLFDTADADFGLAEIFTPNTFVGNDRIADANRLTAAITTRFIDSATGDERARFVLAQQYYFQDQRVTLLPTQTPAQATHSDLIAGAALKLGAGFQSETAVQYNADNNQLVQASAGFGFSPDAGKVINLSYRYTRAETTLNNVPIRQITVSAQWPLTHHVYGVARINYDLAGHALVDSLLGMQYDADCWTLGLGIQRYADAVNSAGQPTQGTRFLAQITFKGLSSIDNGLITSFRAGVPGYTPLPPPPPPEARFTNYD from the coding sequence ATGCCGCCTAGACAGCTTTTCCCAAGCACTCCCAGAGCTGACGCCCTGCCGCGCAGACGGCGACTCGTCGCGGCGTTGATCGCCGTGCCGGGCCTCATGCCCGCGCTTGCGCACGCCCAGCTGGCGGGCGAAGCTGCCCAGGCGCAGCCGCTCGATGCGCCGTGGGGTCTGCGACTCGCCCCGCAACTCGAAGAGCATCAGCTGGAAAGCGGGCAGAAGCCCGCCACCTTCGTGCTTGGCGACACCACGACCGGTACCTCCGACCAGGACATGGCCGCCAAGGGCGCCGCCGAGATCCGCCGCAACACCGCGGTGATCAAGGCCGACGCGCTGCATTACGACGAAGACACCGACATGGCCGATGCCTACGGCAAGGTGCATGTCGTGAGCAACGGCGTATCGTTCGTCGGGCCGGAAGCGCACATGAGGGTCGAGTCGAACGAGGGCTACATGCCCGTGCCGAAGTACCACTTCAATGCGACGGGCGGCTCGGGCAGTGCGCAACGGGTCGACATGCTCGACAGCGAACGCTCGGTATTCAAGAGCGGCACGTACACCGCGTGCCAGTGCGAAACGAACCCCGCGTGGTACATCAAGGGCACCGAGTTCGATTTCGACACCGGCGCCGATGAAGGCGTCGCGCACAACGGCGTGCTGTTCTTCCAGGGCGTGCCGGTGTTCGGCAGCCCGTGGCTGTCGTTCCCGCTTTCGGGCGCACGCCGCAGCGGTTTTCTGCCGCCCACGTACTCGTTTGGCGGGACCAACGGGTTCGAGCTGTCGGTGCCGTATTACTTCAACATCGCACCGAACCGCGACCTGACGCTGACGCCGGACATCATCTCGCGGCGCGGGCTGATGACGGACGCATCGTTCCGCTATCTGTCGCCGACCTATTCCGGCTCGATCACGGGGCAGTTCCTGCCGCACGATGCGATTACCAAGACCGATCGCTACTCGCTGTCCATCCAGCACAACCAGAACTTCGGTAACGGGTTCGGTGGCTACATCCACTACGACAAGGTCTCGGACAACAGCTTCCCGGAAGATCTCGGCTCGGTCACGTCGCAGATTCTCAACGGTACGCAGCTGCTGTATCAGCAGGAAGCCGGGCTGACTTATACCAATGGCCCGTGGTCGGTGCTCGCGCGCGAGCAGCACTGGCAGACGCTGACGCCGTCGGTGGCGCCGTACGGGCGCGAGCCGCAGTTGAACGTGAAGTACACGAAGTACAACGCCGGCGGTTTCGACTTCGGCGCCGAGGCGGACTACTCGCGCTTCCGCATCACGACGGCGGATACGACCCAGGGCGACCGGTTGATGTTCAACCCGTACCTGTCGTACTCGATCGTCGGGCCGGGCTACTTCGTTACACCGAAGATCCAGTATCACTTCGCGTCGTACGACCTGAGCAACATCGGTAACTCGATTGCGGGCCAGGCGCCGATACCGGGACAGCCGAAGAACTTCACCGAGTCGATCCCGACGCTTTCGTTCGACACGGGCCTGATTTTCGACCGCTCGGTGCGCCTGTTCGGCCACGACTACATCCAGACGCTCGAGCCGCGTCTGTATTACGTCTACACGCCGTACCGCAACCAGAACTTTGCGCCGTTGTTCGATACCGCGGATGCCGATTTCGGACTCGCGGAAATCTTCACGCCGAACACGTTCGTCGGCAACGACCGCATTGCCGACGCGAATCGTCTGACGGCCGCGATCACGACGCGCTTTATCGATTCGGCAACCGGCGACGAACGCGCGCGTTTCGTGCTGGCCCAGCAATACTATTTCCAGGATCAGCGCGTCACGCTGCTGCCGACGCAGACGCCTGCGCAGGCCACGCACTCGGACCTGATCGCCGGGGCGGCGTTGAAACTCGGCGCCGGTTTTCAGTCGGAAACCGCCGTCCAATATAATGCGGACAACAATCAGCTCGTGCAGGCCAGCGCCGGGTTTGGTTTCAGTCCGGACGCGGGCAAGGTAATCAACCTTTCGTATCGTTACACGCGTGCCGAAACCACGCTGAACAACGTGCCGATCCGGCAGATCACCGTGTCCGCGCAGTGGCCGCTGACGCACCATGTGTATGGTGTGGCGCGGATCAACTACGATCTGGCCGGACACGCGCTGGTGGACAGCCTGCTCGGCATGCAATACGACGCGGACTGCTGGACGCTTGGCCTCGGCATCCAGCGCTATGCGGATGCGGTGAACTCGGCGGGGCAGCCGACCCAGGGTACGCGGTTTCTTGCGCAGATTACGTTCAAAGGCCTGAGCAGCATCGACAACGGACTGATCACCTCGTTCCGCGCTGGCGTACCGGGGTACACACCGCTGCCACCGCCGCCGCCGCCCGAAGCGCGTTTCACGAATTACGATTGA
- a CDS encoding DUF4440 domain-containing protein, translating into MTAAETYADAAPCIEELQSIHVQIAAWFDGTIAADTLDEIMAHFAADFTLVTTAGAALDRAGLAQLFGGAHGARPGCTIAIDDIAVIASWPTGAVLGYTEHQTSSAGSNVRRSTAVFEVDAQRHVRWRRLHETFTTAA; encoded by the coding sequence ATGACGGCGGCTGAAACGTATGCCGACGCGGCACCCTGCATCGAAGAGCTTCAATCGATCCATGTGCAGATCGCCGCGTGGTTCGACGGCACGATAGCTGCCGATACACTCGACGAAATCATGGCGCACTTCGCCGCCGATTTCACGCTGGTAACAACCGCAGGCGCGGCGCTTGATCGTGCTGGTCTCGCGCAGTTGTTCGGCGGCGCGCACGGTGCGCGGCCCGGTTGCACGATCGCCATCGACGATATCGCCGTCATCGCATCCTGGCCGACTGGCGCGGTGCTCGGTTACACCGAACATCAGACGAGCAGCGCCGGCAGCAACGTGCGCCGCTCCACAGCGGTATTCGAGGTCGATGCACAGCGCCACGTGCGCTGGCGCCGTCTGCACGAAACATTCACGACGGCGGCATAA
- the gloA gene encoding lactoylglutathione lyase, producing MRLLHTMLRVGNLDRSIKFYTELLGMKLLRRQDYPEGKFTLAFVGYTDERDGTVLELTHNWDTESYDLGSGFGHLAVEVEDAYAACDRIKAQGGTVVREAGPMKLGTTVIAFVTDPDGYKIEFIQKKTQ from the coding sequence ATGCGCCTGCTACACACCATGCTCCGGGTCGGCAACCTCGACCGTTCGATCAAGTTCTACACCGAGTTGCTCGGCATGAAGCTGCTGCGCCGTCAGGATTACCCGGAAGGCAAGTTCACGCTCGCTTTTGTCGGCTATACCGACGAGCGCGACGGTACGGTGCTCGAACTCACGCACAACTGGGACACGGAATCCTACGATCTGGGTAGCGGCTTCGGGCATCTCGCGGTCGAGGTCGAAGACGCGTACGCGGCATGCGACCGCATCAAGGCGCAGGGCGGCACGGTGGTACGCGAAGCGGGACCGATGAAGCTCGGCACGACCGTGATCGCGTTCGTTACGGACCCGGACGGCTACAAGATCGAGTTCATCCAGAAGAAGACGCAATGA